In one window of Massilibacterium senegalense DNA:
- the spo0A gene encoding sporulation transcription factor Spo0A, whose protein sequence is MSKIQICLADDNRELIRLLKEFMVKQEDMEVMGVAYNGKECLELLKKTKPEILVLDIIMPHLDGLAVLQKMKRNPEEYAQPNVIMLTAFGQEDVTKKAVELGASYFMLKPFDMESLASQIRQVAGKLSSTSDGANYRSSFINTPSRSSSVYVDKKQDLDACITSIIHEIGVPAHIKGYLYLREAITMVYNDIELLGSITKVLYPDIAKKYNTTASRVERAIRHAIEVAWSRGNIDAISELFGYTVSMTKAKPTNSEFIAMVADKLRIEHKVTN, encoded by the coding sequence GTGTCTAAAATCCAAATATGTTTAGCAGATGATAATCGGGAATTAATTCGCCTTTTAAAAGAATTTATGGTCAAACAAGAGGATATGGAAGTTATGGGCGTTGCATATAATGGAAAAGAATGTTTGGAACTATTAAAGAAAACAAAACCGGAAATTTTAGTATTAGATATTATTATGCCTCATTTGGACGGACTAGCAGTATTACAAAAAATGAAACGAAATCCGGAAGAATATGCACAACCAAATGTAATTATGTTAACAGCATTTGGACAAGAAGATGTAACGAAAAAAGCAGTAGAATTAGGAGCATCTTATTTTATGCTAAAACCATTTGATATGGAAAGTTTAGCAAGTCAAATTCGTCAAGTAGCGGGCAAATTATCGTCTACTAGTGATGGCGCGAATTATCGATCTTCATTTATCAATACGCCAAGTCGGAGTAGTAGTGTATATGTTGATAAAAAACAAGATTTAGATGCTTGTATTACGAGTATTATTCATGAAATCGGTGTACCGGCGCACATCAAAGGATACTTATATTTACGAGAAGCAATCACGATGGTATATAATGATATCGAATTATTAGGTTCAATAACAAAAGTGCTTTATCCAGATATCGCTAAAAAATATAACACAACAGCTAGTCGGGTAGAACGTGCGATTCGACACGCTATTGAAGTAGCTTGGAGTCGTGGAAATATCGATGCTATTTCAGAATTATTTGGATATACAGTATCCATGACAAAGGCAAAACCAACGAACTCGGAATTTATCGCGATGGTTGCAGATAAGCTTCGCATTGAACATAAAGTAACGAATTAA
- a CDS encoding amino acid ABC transporter ATP-binding protein: MTVNQESAIEVKNLHKSFGKLEVLKGISTTIQKGEVVAIIGPSGSGKSTFLRCLNMLEMPTSGEVWINGDEVTNPKTDLMKMRQNIGMVFQHFHLFPHMTVLNNLTYAPKVVKKVDDKIAEEEAMKLLEQVGLPDKADVYPNQLSGGQKQRVAIARALAMKPDMMLFDEPTSALDPEMVKEVLDVMKNLAHTGMTMAIVTHEMNFAKEVADRVFFLDHGQLVEDTPPNEFFTNPKSVRAKEFLQKVL, from the coding sequence ATGACGGTTAACCAGGAAAGTGCAATTGAAGTGAAAAACTTACACAAGTCATTTGGAAAATTAGAAGTGTTAAAAGGGATTTCTACTACGATTCAAAAAGGAGAAGTAGTAGCGATTATTGGTCCTTCAGGTTCAGGAAAGTCTACCTTTCTTCGTTGTTTAAATATGTTAGAAATGCCAACTTCTGGTGAGGTTTGGATAAACGGGGACGAAGTAACCAATCCGAAAACAGATTTAATGAAAATGCGTCAAAATATCGGCATGGTTTTTCAACACTTTCATTTATTTCCGCATATGACGGTATTAAATAACTTAACATATGCACCGAAAGTAGTGAAAAAAGTAGATGATAAAATTGCAGAAGAAGAAGCAATGAAATTGTTAGAACAAGTAGGACTTCCAGATAAAGCAGATGTTTACCCTAATCAACTATCTGGTGGACAAAAACAACGTGTTGCGATTGCAAGAGCATTAGCAATGAAACCGGATATGATGCTTTTTGATGAACCGACAAGTGCGCTAGATCCTGAAATGGTAAAAGAAGTACTGGATGTGATGAAAAATTTAGCGCATACGGGAATGACTATGGCAATCGTTACCCATGAAATGAATTTTGCAAAAGAAGTGGCGGACCGCGTTTTCTTTTTAGATCACGGTCAATTAGTGGAAGATACACCGCCTAATGAATTTTTTACCAACCCCAAATCGGTTCGTGCAAAAGAATTTTTACAAAAAGTGTTATAA
- the mce gene encoding methylmalonyl-CoA epimerase, producing MAKQPKKIDHIGIAVRSLEEKLPFYTEHLHMELLGIEAVESEGVKVAFLQIGESKIELLEPLHDESPIAKYIEKRGEGIHHVALGVDDIDGRIEELKANGLRMINETAKEGAGGARIAFIHPASSGKVLYELCEKKEAK from the coding sequence ATGGCAAAGCAACCTAAGAAAATCGATCACATCGGTATTGCCGTGCGGTCACTAGAAGAAAAATTACCATTTTATACCGAACACCTACATATGGAACTTCTCGGAATTGAAGCTGTTGAATCAGAAGGCGTAAAAGTTGCGTTTTTACAAATTGGGGAGTCTAAAATTGAACTTCTTGAACCATTACATGATGAAAGTCCAATTGCTAAATATATAGAGAAACGCGGAGAAGGAATTCATCACGTGGCCCTTGGTGTAGATGATATTGATGGGCGCATTGAAGAATTAAAAGCAAATGGTTTGCGCATGATCAATGAAACAGCAAAAGAAGGTGCAGGTGGAGCACGCATTGCATTTATCCATCCTGCATCTTCTGGAAAAGTACTTTATGAATTATGTGAGAAGAAAGAAGCAAAATAA
- a CDS encoding DUF2627 domain-containing protein produces the protein MKRFIALLILVIPAIVAGYGVKLMRDTLFIQKASWIPSNTLQFIIGLLLFIFGLWFVGGFIFYRDRKQNKVQDRFKLKK, from the coding sequence ATGAAACGGTTCATCGCTTTATTAATTCTTGTTATTCCCGCTATTGTCGCTGGTTACGGCGTAAAATTAATGCGCGATACATTATTTATTCAAAAAGCGAGTTGGATTCCATCTAATACGCTTCAGTTTATTATCGGGCTTTTATTGTTTATTTTTGGTTTATGGTTTGTAGGTGGTTTTATTTTTTATCGTGATCGCAAACAAAATAAAGTACAAGATCGCTTTAAATTAAAAAAATAA
- the bioA gene encoding adenosylmethionine--8-amino-7-oxononanoate transaminase: MKHEEYIQTSKDSLWLPFTQMKDYDADPLVIAEGKGIKLYDTEGKEYYDAFSSVWLNVHGHQKKELNEAIVEQLDKIAHSTLLGMTNVPATELAKKLVEITPEGLTRVFYSDSGATSVEIGLKMAYQYWLNLGEKRTTFITMKNGYHGDTIGAVSVGAVDVFHQIYQPLMFESHVVPYPYVYRHPSGNEEACVQDCLNQLEEKLKQYHVDVCAVICEPMMQGAGGMINMPFGYLKKVRELCDTYNVLLICDEVATGFGRTGKLFAVEYDGVTPDIMTAGKCLTGGYLPVAITLTKEKIYEAFYDDFDKMKTFFHGHSYTGNPLGCAVALKNLELFEQDNIVGQVAGKSVYLAKLLKDVNALDHVGDIRQLGFMTGIELVKDKETKESFDASQRVGYKATLRMRELGLLTRPLGDVIVFMPPHVTTKEELQEMVAIVKQAIDEVTKEAYKEAVSIK; encoded by the coding sequence ATGAAACACGAAGAATATATTCAAACGAGTAAAGATAGTTTGTGGTTACCTTTTACACAAATGAAAGATTATGATGCAGATCCATTAGTGATTGCAGAAGGAAAAGGCATAAAATTATACGATACAGAAGGAAAAGAATACTATGATGCATTTTCCTCTGTTTGGTTAAATGTACATGGGCATCAAAAGAAAGAATTAAACGAAGCGATTGTAGAGCAATTAGATAAAATTGCACATTCTACTTTACTAGGAATGACAAACGTTCCTGCAACAGAACTTGCAAAAAAATTAGTGGAAATTACGCCAGAAGGATTAACACGTGTTTTTTATTCGGATAGTGGGGCAACAAGTGTGGAAATTGGATTAAAAATGGCGTATCAATATTGGTTGAACCTTGGTGAAAAACGTACAACTTTCATTACGATGAAAAATGGTTATCACGGCGACACAATTGGTGCTGTAAGTGTTGGTGCTGTAGATGTTTTTCACCAAATCTATCAGCCGCTTATGTTTGAAAGTCATGTCGTTCCATACCCTTACGTTTATCGTCATCCATCTGGTAACGAAGAAGCATGTGTGCAAGATTGTTTAAATCAGTTGGAAGAAAAATTAAAACAATATCACGTAGACGTATGTGCAGTCATCTGTGAACCGATGATGCAAGGTGCGGGTGGAATGATTAATATGCCCTTTGGATACTTAAAAAAAGTTCGAGAGTTATGTGATACATATAATGTTTTATTAATTTGTGACGAAGTAGCAACAGGATTTGGCCGAACAGGAAAATTATTTGCTGTTGAATATGACGGAGTGACTCCTGATATTATGACAGCAGGAAAATGTTTAACAGGTGGATATTTACCAGTCGCGATTACATTAACAAAAGAGAAAATTTACGAAGCGTTTTATGACGATTTTGATAAAATGAAAACCTTTTTCCATGGCCATTCTTATACGGGAAATCCTTTAGGTTGTGCGGTTGCTTTAAAAAACCTAGAACTTTTCGAACAAGACAATATCGTAGGACAAGTCGCGGGAAAATCTGTTTATTTAGCAAAATTGTTAAAGGATGTGAACGCACTCGATCATGTTGGAGATATTCGTCAACTTGGATTTATGACTGGGATTGAATTAGTGAAAGATAAAGAAACGAAGGAATCATTTGATGCTTCACAACGAGTAGGGTATAAAGCAACGTTACGAATGCGAGAATTAGGCCTCCTCACTCGTCCTTTAGGAGATGTGATTGTTTTTATGCCACCACACGTTACGACGAAAGAAGAGTTACAAGAGATGGTAGCGATTGTAAAGCAAGCGATTGATGAAGTAACCAAAGAAGCATATAAAGAGGCGGTGTCCATAAAATGA
- the prli42 gene encoding stressosome-associated protein Prli42: protein MRFMIYLMIATMLVSTLLVGISFF from the coding sequence ATGCGCTTCATGATCTATCTAATGATTGCGACAATGTTAGTTTCAACGCTTCTTGTCGGTATATCATTCTTTTAA
- a CDS encoding aromatic acid exporter family protein produces the protein MKIGYRTLKTAIGVAISVSIAQLLHLQFAPSAGIITILCVKESKKRSLVSAIDRILACLIGMIVAIIIFESTIYHPITLAIVILFFIPLAVLFNVKEGIVTSSVIILHLYSLQTISWIIITNELLLITVGVLVALLMNVYMPSLEKPLNQYKTKVEHHFMIIFQEFSKYLRHGDRNWDGKEFYEVYDIIEVAKSLAFRNVENHVLRNDDEFYQYFQMREKQLKTIERLMRIISLMDRTIIHAEPIATLLDDVSRSIQPVNTGQVFQKRLHQMKEDYRKMPLPVTRDEFETRSQLFYFILEMEEYFVIEQSFQQNKKNR, from the coding sequence ATGAAAATAGGATATCGTACATTAAAAACAGCAATAGGAGTGGCAATCAGTGTCTCGATTGCTCAACTGTTACATCTACAGTTTGCACCGAGCGCTGGGATTATTACAATTTTATGTGTAAAAGAATCCAAAAAGCGTTCACTTGTAAGTGCGATAGATCGAATCCTTGCTTGTTTAATCGGTATGATAGTAGCAATCATTATTTTTGAAAGTACAATCTATCATCCTATTACACTAGCAATTGTCATTTTATTCTTTATCCCACTTGCGGTATTATTTAATGTAAAAGAAGGTATTGTGACAAGTTCTGTTATCATCTTGCATCTCTATTCCTTACAAACGATTTCTTGGATAATTATTACGAATGAACTTTTGTTAATTACAGTTGGTGTGTTAGTTGCGCTCTTAATGAATGTTTATATGCCAAGTTTAGAAAAACCATTGAACCAGTATAAAACAAAAGTCGAACACCACTTTATGATTATTTTTCAAGAGTTTTCGAAATATTTACGCCATGGAGATCGGAATTGGGATGGAAAAGAATTTTATGAAGTGTATGATATAATCGAAGTTGCGAAAAGTTTAGCGTTTCGAAATGTCGAAAATCACGTGTTACGAAATGATGACGAATTTTATCAATACTTTCAAATGCGGGAGAAGCAGTTGAAAACAATCGAGCGATTAATGCGAATTATTTCTTTAATGGATAGAACCATTATTCACGCTGAGCCGATTGCTACACTATTAGATGATGTGAGTCGTTCCATTCAACCAGTAAACACTGGACAAGTGTTTCAAAAAAGACTCCATCAGATGAAAGAAGATTATCGTAAAATGCCTTTGCCTGTTACACGTGATGAATTTGAAACACGTTCGCAATTGTTTTACTTTATTTTAGAGATGGAAGAGTATTTTGTCATTGAGCAATCATTCCAACAAAATAAAAAGAATAGGTGA
- a CDS encoding amino acid ABC transporter permease, protein MNFERIVPSIPFIAQGIGVTLQIVIVSILLGVFIGTILALMKISRLKLLEWIANIYTSIFRGTPLLLQLVTLYYAVPQLTGYKMEPFLAAILAFGLNSAAYVSEIIRAGIQAIDKGQTEAAQALGIPYNRMMLNIILPQAIKNILPALMNEFISLTKESAIVAVIGTVDIMRRADIVAADTYLYFEPYLIAGLIYYVLVMILTMIGKAVERRLSRNDG, encoded by the coding sequence ATGAATTTTGAACGAATCGTGCCCTCTATTCCTTTTATTGCACAAGGAATAGGGGTTACATTACAAATTGTTATCGTTTCCATTCTTTTAGGTGTTTTCATTGGAACGATTTTAGCTTTAATGAAAATTAGTCGATTAAAATTGCTAGAATGGATAGCAAATATTTATACTTCTATTTTCCGCGGAACACCGCTTTTATTACAACTCGTCACGCTTTATTATGCTGTTCCTCAACTTACTGGATATAAAATGGAGCCGTTTTTAGCTGCCATTTTAGCATTTGGATTAAACTCTGCTGCTTACGTATCAGAAATTATTCGTGCAGGTATTCAAGCTATCGATAAAGGACAAACAGAAGCAGCACAAGCGCTTGGAATTCCTTATAATCGTATGATGTTAAATATCATTTTACCGCAAGCTATTAAAAATATTTTACCAGCATTAATGAACGAGTTTATTTCATTAACGAAAGAATCGGCGATTGTAGCAGTAATCGGAACGGTAGATATTATGCGCCGGGCAGATATTGTAGCAGCAGATACGTATTTATATTTTGAGCCGTACTTGATCGCTGGGCTAATTTATTATGTGCTTGTGATGATCTTAACGATGATTGGAAAAGCGGTAGAAAGGAGACTGAGCCGAAATGACGGTTAA
- the spoIVB gene encoding SpoIVB peptidase: MKKIHGFFVLMVFLLALLYPVPPASTVLPIEAKEKTTSSVRLIPGGHSIGVKLNTAGVIVVGYHFLDQNGSRISPGEMAKIKIGDVITHVNKQKVVKMHDVRQFVNEAGESGVPVMMTLQRDRETLHVKIKPVKDEKNDGFRIGLFVRDSATGIGTLTFIDPQTKKYGALGHVITDIDTKKAVKIKDGQLLFSTVTAIEKGQQGKAGEKLAELSMRDVKIGSIEKNSPYGIFGKLEYPTEQPLFQESLPISTPKEGKATMLTVIEGEKVEAFEIEITNVTHQKVPNPKGMVLKITDERLLEKTGGIIQGMSGSPIIQNGHIVGAVTHVFVNDPSSGYGVQIEWMLRETQEEKEIIQRKAG, from the coding sequence ATGAAAAAAATACATGGATTCTTTGTTTTAATGGTATTTCTCCTTGCCTTATTATATCCAGTACCGCCAGCTTCAACCGTCTTGCCAATCGAAGCAAAAGAAAAAACAACATCTTCTGTCCGATTGATTCCCGGTGGCCATTCAATTGGAGTTAAATTAAATACAGCAGGTGTTATTGTCGTGGGATATCATTTTCTTGATCAAAATGGCTCACGTATTTCTCCAGGAGAAATGGCAAAAATTAAAATTGGCGATGTCATTACACATGTTAATAAACAAAAAGTGGTAAAAATGCATGATGTTCGACAATTTGTCAATGAAGCAGGAGAAAGTGGTGTGCCTGTTATGATGACGCTTCAGCGCGACCGTGAGACATTACATGTAAAAATAAAGCCAGTAAAGGATGAGAAAAACGACGGATTTCGAATTGGTTTATTTGTACGTGATTCTGCAACAGGAATAGGAACATTAACCTTTATCGACCCACAAACAAAAAAATACGGAGCATTAGGTCATGTTATTACGGATATCGATACGAAAAAAGCAGTAAAAATAAAAGATGGGCAGTTATTATTTTCAACCGTAACCGCGATTGAAAAAGGGCAGCAAGGGAAAGCTGGGGAAAAGTTAGCAGAGCTTTCGATGCGTGATGTTAAAATCGGGTCCATTGAAAAAAACAGTCCATATGGTATATTTGGGAAATTAGAATATCCAACGGAACAACCTTTGTTTCAGGAATCCTTGCCAATTTCTACGCCAAAAGAAGGAAAGGCAACGATGTTAACAGTAATTGAAGGAGAAAAGGTAGAAGCTTTTGAGATTGAAATTACAAATGTCACCCATCAAAAAGTACCAAATCCTAAAGGGATGGTTCTTAAAATAACCGATGAACGTTTATTAGAAAAAACAGGTGGTATTATTCAAGGGATGAGTGGAAGTCCAATTATTCAAAATGGGCATATAGTCGGAGCTGTGACACACGTGTTTGTAAACGATCCATCAAGTGGATATGGTGTACAAATTGAATGGATGTTGCGTGAAACACAGGAAGAAAAGGAAATTATACAGCGAAAGGCGGGATAA
- a CDS encoding acyl-CoA carboxylase subunit beta encodes MDMFDKIFELQDRKSEVARGGGEARIEKQHAKGKLTARERIEYLLDEGTFVELNPFIEHRCTDFGLDKQKGPGEGVVTGYGKVNGRDVYLFAQDFTVFGGALGEMHALKIAKVMDLAAKNGAPFIGLNDSGGARIQEGVVSLDGYGHIFYRNSIYSGVIPQISVIMGPCAGGAVYSPAITDFIFMVEKTSQMFITGPKVIETVTKEKITSEDLGGACVHSTVSGNVHFTGKTEKETLDEVRKLLSYLPQNNREKVPVVPYEEEDDYRPELADIVPIESTRPYDVRKVVAEVVDKDSFMEVHKSFAKNIVVGFARIKGETVGLVCNQPKFMAGGLDIDSSDKLSRFVRTCDSFNIPVITFEDVTGFFPGVKQEHGGIIRHGAKILYAYSEATVPRITVITRKAYGGAYVALNSKAIGADLVFAWPNAEIAVMGAQGAANIVFAREINSSVDPEATRAEKIAEYSEKFANPYVAAARGMVDDVIDPRETRIKLIQALEMLRNKQDTRPYKKHGNIPL; translated from the coding sequence ATGGATATGTTCGATAAAATTTTTGAACTACAAGATCGTAAAAGTGAAGTCGCTCGCGGTGGTGGTGAAGCGAGAATTGAAAAACAACACGCAAAAGGTAAATTAACTGCTCGTGAGCGTATTGAATATTTACTAGATGAAGGAACATTCGTTGAATTAAATCCATTCATTGAACACCGTTGTACAGACTTTGGTTTAGACAAACAAAAAGGTCCAGGTGAAGGGGTAGTAACAGGGTACGGAAAAGTAAACGGTCGTGACGTTTATCTTTTCGCACAAGATTTCACTGTATTCGGTGGAGCTCTTGGAGAAATGCACGCATTAAAAATTGCAAAAGTAATGGACTTAGCTGCAAAAAATGGTGCGCCGTTTATCGGTCTTAATGACTCTGGTGGTGCTCGTATTCAAGAAGGGGTTGTATCATTAGATGGTTACGGCCACATTTTCTACCGTAACAGTATTTATTCTGGGGTAATTCCACAAATTTCTGTTATTATGGGACCTTGTGCAGGTGGGGCAGTATATTCTCCTGCGATTACAGACTTTATTTTCATGGTTGAAAAAACAAGTCAAATGTTTATTACAGGACCAAAAGTAATTGAAACAGTTACAAAAGAAAAAATTACTTCTGAAGACCTTGGTGGAGCGTGCGTACATAGTACAGTAAGTGGTAACGTACACTTTACCGGAAAAACAGAAAAAGAAACGTTAGATGAAGTAAGAAAATTACTTAGCTATCTTCCGCAAAATAACCGTGAAAAAGTTCCGGTTGTTCCTTACGAAGAGGAAGATGATTACCGTCCGGAATTAGCAGATATTGTGCCAATTGAGTCAACTCGTCCATATGACGTTCGTAAAGTAGTAGCAGAGGTAGTAGATAAAGATTCATTTATGGAAGTGCATAAAAGTTTTGCAAAAAATATCGTAGTTGGATTTGCGCGTATTAAAGGAGAAACTGTTGGTCTTGTATGTAACCAACCGAAATTTATGGCAGGTGGTTTAGATATCGATTCATCCGATAAATTATCTCGTTTCGTTCGTACGTGTGATTCTTTCAATATTCCTGTTATTACGTTTGAAGATGTAACTGGATTCTTCCCTGGTGTTAAACAAGAACACGGTGGAATTATCCGTCATGGTGCGAAAATCCTTTATGCATATTCAGAAGCTACTGTACCACGTATTACAGTTATTACACGTAAAGCATATGGTGGTGCTTACGTGGCATTAAACTCAAAAGCAATTGGTGCCGATTTAGTATTTGCTTGGCCAAATGCAGAAATCGCAGTAATGGGCGCACAAGGGGCAGCAAATATCGTATTTGCTCGCGAAATTAACAGCAGTGTTGACCCAGAAGCTACACGCGCAGAAAAAATTGCAGAATACAGTGAAAAATTTGCAAATCCTTACGTTGCAGCAGCTCGCGGTATGGTAGATGATGTTATCGACCCTCGTGAAACACGTATTAAATTAATCCAAGCATTGGAAATGTTACGTAACAAACAAGATACTCGTCCATACAAAAAACACGGTAACATTCCTTTATAA
- a CDS encoding transporter substrate-binding domain-containing protein, with protein MNKKWMALVTAAILLLGIFSGCNKQDSANGDKKLVMATSADYAPFEYMDTKKGDEIIGFDIDLAKKITENLGYELEIKNMDFKGVIPAVTQKQADFALSGINPNPERAKSVDFSVPYYKSKHSVVFLENTNLQSQEDLKGKVVGVQLGSTQEAIADNLKDVKIEKRNKIPELVQEIKSSRMDAALIEESVAKGYLESDQNLKSFLLPDSEDVNYVIAFQKDSELKEQFDKEIKKLQENGELQKLQDKWFSKQQ; from the coding sequence ATGAATAAAAAATGGATGGCATTGGTAACGGCCGCTATCTTACTGTTAGGTATTTTTTCAGGATGCAACAAACAAGATAGTGCAAATGGCGATAAAAAATTAGTGATGGCAACGTCCGCAGACTATGCTCCGTTTGAGTATATGGACACGAAAAAAGGCGATGAAATCATTGGTTTTGACATTGATTTAGCGAAAAAAATCACAGAAAATTTAGGGTATGAATTAGAAATTAAAAACATGGATTTTAAAGGGGTTATTCCAGCTGTTACACAAAAACAAGCTGATTTTGCATTAAGTGGCATTAACCCAAATCCTGAACGTGCGAAGTCAGTAGATTTTTCCGTTCCATATTATAAATCGAAACATTCTGTTGTATTTCTTGAAAATACGAACTTACAGTCACAAGAAGATTTAAAAGGAAAAGTAGTTGGTGTTCAATTAGGTTCTACACAAGAAGCAATAGCAGATAATTTAAAAGATGTAAAAATTGAAAAACGAAATAAAATTCCTGAACTAGTGCAAGAAATTAAATCTAGTCGAATGGATGCAGCGCTGATTGAAGAATCAGTTGCAAAAGGTTATTTAGAAAGTGATCAAAACTTAAAAAGCTTTTTATTACCAGATTCTGAAGACGTAAATTACGTGATTGCTTTTCAAAAAGATAGCGAATTAAAAGAACAATTTGATAAAGAAATTAAAAAATTACAAGAAAACGGTGAACTACAAAAATTACAAGATAAATGGTTTTCTAAACAACAATAA
- the bioD gene encoding dethiobiotin synthase encodes MNGFFITGTDTEIGKTFVTSHLAALLKKKKVDVGVFKPMMSGTKIDDPISDAMQLKTFSGVSDSLEEIAPYTFLEPVSPYIAQKLHKTSIEKRHLVEKWNDIKPKHDCFLIEGAGGLYVPYTDDCMVSNFVKETKLPLIIVGRANLGTVNHLLLTVHYAKTEGLPIKGIILNGGNGEKAGIAEKTNKWMLDAFTDIPVLGVIPKFTNESLEERLTIIEQQLDMETLLGE; translated from the coding sequence ATGAATGGTTTTTTCATCACAGGGACTGACACAGAAATCGGAAAAACATTTGTAACGAGCCATTTAGCAGCATTATTAAAGAAAAAAAAGGTCGATGTTGGAGTTTTTAAACCGATGATGAGCGGGACAAAAATAGATGACCCAATTAGCGATGCGATGCAATTAAAAACATTTTCTGGTGTAAGTGATTCTTTAGAAGAAATTGCTCCCTATACATTTTTAGAACCAGTTTCCCCATATATTGCACAAAAATTACATAAAACATCGATTGAAAAACGACACTTAGTAGAAAAATGGAATGATATCAAACCAAAACACGACTGCTTTCTTATAGAAGGAGCAGGTGGGTTATATGTTCCTTATACGGATGATTGCATGGTAAGTAATTTTGTAAAAGAAACAAAATTACCACTTATTATTGTGGGGCGTGCAAATCTTGGAACAGTAAATCATCTGTTATTAACGGTTCATTATGCTAAAACAGAAGGTCTTCCTATTAAAGGAATCATTTTAAATGGTGGAAATGGAGAAAAAGCTGGAATTGCAGAAAAAACAAATAAATGGATGCTCGATGCGTTTACGGATATCCCAGTGTTAGGTGTGATTCCGAAATTTACAAACGAAAGTTTAGAAGAACGATTAACTATTATCGAACAACAGCTAGATATGGAAACATTGCTAGGGGAATAA